ATTCTCGATTTatccaaaatcatataaaacctactaaaatcaaattaattcaACTTCTAGACTGAATACATCTCCTATGCGAAGAAAGATGACAAGTCAATGAGTCATAGTTTATAAAACTTACAACTTGCTAAACtgtgttattataatttaacctcagaagaaaatagaaatatacaaaCTAAAGGGCTTTCGAGATTTATATCCCATTAACTCATTTGAAGGACTAAGgataaaatagaaagaaaaaaaaaacaacataaaacGATCATGGATCAACATAGTCTGTCTTTTTCCTTTGTAATTTCATCAACATGGTCTGTTGCAAATGCAGCGAAGGCGGAATCCTTTGCAGTCACCATCTGGAAAACCTTCATTCTGGCAAATATTGGCGCAATTGGTTGTGCTCAGACACGGTCCATTGAACAACTGGCTACTCGTTTCACACATGCGTGCCTTCGCCGTCACCGGACCCATCCCTAAAGGTATAACACAAAGTAATCATATACAAGAATATACATAACTATAGCCAAACACTGACGAATATTGCATACTGACATGagatttttatttagaaatatcATGGTGATATGACATCTGAACCTGTGGCGACGAGGAGCATGAACAAAAGCGCAACTGCTGAGATAAAACGAAAAGAGAGCTTCATTTTTTGAAGAGAGATATAGAGAGTTGAACCCAAGAGTTTTGCTGAGCTAAATAGGGAAGAAGATGACATCCATATAAAGGGACTacatatgcatgtatatattatgGTAGACGATTTATTTGGAATACATTCGTATTGATTATCCCAGAGTGGTTAGACCACACTATCGCCGTTTTTGTTTGAATCTTGCTCTATTtacgtttctttttctttctttaaaaggaaaaaaattggtaaataaaataaaagctgAGGAATACAATTCATGAATAACCTGCAAATGAGGAGAAGtaaaaaatgtgaaaacttAGATAAAGTTTGTGAAAAGTGAGACATATTGCAACTGTATAGGCTGTATAGaatatttagatatatttttgcAATGTAATCAAGAAAATTTCAGATAACTAAACCAAGTGGTGGTGGTTTAGTGGTTCCATTTAGAGAGGAGTTGTCTTTCAGGTTTAGATCAAGGATTGATTTGCCTCAAACTTGAAATTAGTTAACATATCCTATTTGGCCAGTCGAAGTGGTCTCacagtttaaattcatttttaaaaaaattcggTGAATAGAGTATTGGAAGCTTATACTCACTCTTGACAAGATTATTATTTGAGTGTTAAAAGTCCACATCACCTTCTGGCTACTAATGAAATATGATTCTTGATATGAAAAGAAACCCATTTTATAAACGGAATTATCTATTTACTTTTTGGAAACATTGTATTGCTTCATTCGCGTTTCTCAGATTGCATACTTCTATTGTTCATGATGGTTTTTGTATGTAACTGAATGCCTTAAGAACGTTCCATACAAAAAAACTGCATGCGCCAAAGAATGTGCTTTCATAAGAGCAAGAGAAGACAATGGAAAGCACACAGTCACACATGGAACCAATTCTAGGAGAATTAAGGGTTATTCTTGTGTTTACTCCGGgagataatattttgattatgaaaaaaaaatcaaaagcaaaaaataatatgaagtGCCAGAAATGTTTTTTGATATTATGAAATTTGGTAAACTGTAAACTTTATAATTCAAATTCTAAACacaaaaccttaaaccctaggGTTAACACTAAAGACCATAGCTCAAACTCTAcacattaaaccctaaaatttaaattctaaactctagGATTAACTCTAAACTTAGAGTTTCCCTAAAcctaggatttagagtttagagtctagggtttttaaggtttagagttttgtTGACAacttttagagtttagagttaaatcTTATCCCGTAAAAGGAGGGAGAAGGAGAagcaaatcctaaaccctaaatgtttagagtttagtgtttagagtttgAGCTATAGGattttgtgttaattttaagatttatggtctagtgtttagaatttgatctataaggtttagggtttaaaattttgcaatgtcaaattttcttctttttttttgcaattaatattatttttcatttttattttcataaaaaaatataatatgtggCCCTTTTTAATTAGTTACTATCTAGGGAATGAAGCCAAACATAACTCGAAAATTAATGTAGTTAATCTACTAATATTTATTCAGTAATTATGTATTTGTCAATTCAGCATcgttaatatatagtttttggtAATTAGTGGTTGTCCAATATTAGTTTTTATGATTCGTTGATCTCTGTTCAATAGGTTTAGCATTGCTTCTATTTTTGGGAGTGCTTGCTATGAGGTTGAGaatataaatagatttttaataACAATGAAATATGTACTGAAATTACCcaagtttttgaaaaatatcataggagtttcaatattaaattttgagctATAGAAAATATTGATGACAagaaactatataacatattattgaaaaatatacatatttgaacTATATGATCGcgctcacgttaactctcaTGGTGGTTTAGTGCATTGTTAATCTTAATGAATTGAGTTAATGATTATATTTtccattattaatatttttcttattaatatatttgaaactCACGTCAATTcatatttacataattattataatttgagTCGATTTAATAAAGCATGTATTtcctttaaatatatatatatatatacacttttccgtatttatttaattttttttattttaggtattttcttaataagaaaataaaatatattaggaagcttcataagaattttatttttccttatttaCATTTTTCGCTATTTTCTGGAATTCAATTCCTAAGTTAGAAAGAAAAATCAAGTTAGTTAATTAGTTATTTAACTatacaactagattttgattcgCGCTTCAAAAGCGCtagtttatttttgaaattaaataaatatttttatatgaatttctGTATAAGATAATGTATAAGTCTGGACAAATATATCCGGAATTGAAGAACCGAACTGTGCAAaccgaaatataaaaaccaaaattaaaacgaatttcataaataatcgaGCAGATCTTATATTTTTGGGGTAAAAAAACTGAACCGGATCCAAATCAAAAACCGAATAAGTacccaaattttaaaatacaaattataaacaaacaaatattaattatacttaatttctaaataaccaaatatcttaAAATACTCTTTATAAACCGAATTACCCAAAAACTAAACTACATGAATatgtttttatctaaaatattaaattttatccaAGTTATCTGATATTTTTATCTGTAAAACCCGAATTGCATGCTATTTAAACTAACCCCCGTCCCCCCGGAATTATCTgctatttttacttatattatatgaaattaCTCGGAAACCAAACCGGAACCAAATTTGACCCTTTTTGGGTATTACCTGGTCTCTTATTTATGTCCTacctgaaccgaaccaaaataaccaaaccgaactttgtaaatatttgaattgttAAATTTAATGATTCCTAAATATAAAGAACTGAAAACTCAAAAACAAATTCCCGAACATTA
The Brassica napus cultivar Da-Ae chromosome A1, Da-Ae, whole genome shotgun sequence DNA segment above includes these coding regions:
- the LOC125576349 gene encoding defensin-like protein 5, giving the protein MSSSSLFSSAKLLGSTLYISLQKMKLSFRFISAVALLFMLLVATGMGPVTAKARMCETSSQLFNGPCLSTTNCANICQNEGFPDGDCKGFRLRCICNRPC